One window of Trinickia caryophylli genomic DNA carries:
- a CDS encoding ShlB/FhaC/HecB family hemolysin secretion/activation protein → MHSTRAATIWSAALILVTFDVQAQQSPTSPDAANAARSSAQQQQLIEQQREAQQRERTVNAPGVRTAAPSTAGWPDLPAEKLCFRIGAFALDVPDTLPQAVRTRGASGLPLDPFAFAREWLDHYRGQCIGKQGVEQIVKGVQQLILSKGYVTTRVLVPEQDLSAGTLKLSLVPGIIRQLRFADAAARGTWKSAFPARGGDLLNLRDLEQGLEQMKRVSSQDVDMQIDPTEVPGESDVVINVKRSKAWTVVASVDNSGTRATGKLQGNLSLGIDNPLGLNDLFNIGASQDLEFGDKRLGSHGFNSFYSVPWGYWTATLSGNANTYYQQIAGVNQTFISSGNAQSLGMKLQRVLSRSQNDVFGVEFQLTKRWGASFIDDTEIPQQRRDNTFIEAGVTDRHYFGAAQFDGTLAYRQGIGWLGATPDTSGNGAPTYRFHMAVLDANLSVPFAVAGQNLRYVTTVHGQFTNDTLFYIDDLTIGSRYTVRGFDGETMLAAERGFYWRNELQVPIAQTGHCAYAGIDYGRAYGPNTAFLAGTQLAGAVIGLRGGVRTRFGAYSYEVFAGTPIYKPASFETAHVTVGFQLMTQF, encoded by the coding sequence ATGCATTCCACGCGCGCCGCGACGATCTGGTCTGCGGCACTGATACTCGTCACCTTTGATGTACAGGCACAACAGTCCCCCACCTCGCCCGACGCCGCGAACGCTGCGCGCAGTTCGGCGCAGCAGCAGCAACTGATAGAACAGCAACGCGAGGCGCAGCAACGCGAGCGAACGGTCAACGCACCGGGTGTGCGTACTGCGGCGCCGTCAACAGCCGGATGGCCTGACCTGCCGGCAGAGAAACTGTGCTTTCGCATCGGCGCTTTCGCGCTCGACGTGCCCGATACCTTGCCGCAGGCGGTGCGCACGCGAGGTGCATCGGGGCTTCCGCTCGACCCGTTCGCGTTTGCGCGTGAATGGCTCGATCACTACCGCGGCCAATGCATCGGCAAGCAGGGCGTGGAGCAGATCGTGAAGGGCGTGCAGCAATTGATTCTGAGCAAGGGCTATGTGACCACGCGCGTGCTCGTGCCCGAGCAGGACCTTTCGGCGGGCACGCTAAAGCTCTCGCTTGTACCAGGAATCATTCGACAACTGCGTTTTGCGGACGCCGCCGCGCGCGGCACCTGGAAGTCGGCGTTTCCGGCGCGTGGCGGTGATTTGCTGAATCTGCGCGATCTGGAGCAGGGCCTGGAGCAGATGAAACGGGTGTCGAGCCAGGACGTCGACATGCAGATCGATCCTACCGAGGTACCGGGCGAGAGCGATGTGGTCATCAACGTCAAACGCTCGAAGGCTTGGACGGTCGTCGCATCGGTCGACAACTCGGGTACGCGAGCGACGGGCAAATTGCAAGGCAACCTGTCGCTCGGCATCGACAATCCCCTCGGCCTCAACGACCTGTTCAACATTGGTGCAAGCCAAGACCTGGAGTTTGGCGACAAGCGCCTGGGTTCGCATGGCTTCAACAGCTTTTATTCGGTGCCATGGGGTTACTGGACCGCGACGCTTTCCGGCAATGCCAACACCTATTACCAGCAGATTGCCGGTGTGAACCAGACGTTCATTTCGAGCGGCAACGCGCAGTCGCTTGGCATGAAGCTGCAGCGCGTATTGAGCCGGAGCCAGAACGACGTGTTCGGCGTGGAGTTCCAGCTAACGAAGCGTTGGGGCGCGAGTTTCATCGATGACACGGAGATTCCCCAACAGCGTCGCGACAATACGTTTATCGAGGCAGGCGTAACGGATCGCCACTACTTCGGTGCCGCGCAGTTCGACGGCACGCTTGCGTACCGCCAAGGCATCGGCTGGCTCGGTGCGACACCGGACACTTCCGGAAACGGCGCCCCGACCTATCGCTTCCATATGGCCGTGCTCGACGCGAACCTGTCGGTGCCGTTTGCCGTGGCCGGCCAGAACTTGCGTTACGTCACGACGGTGCACGGCCAATTCACGAACGACACGCTGTTTTACATCGACGATCTGACGATCGGCAGCCGCTACACCGTGCGCGGGTTCGACGGCGAAACGATGCTCGCGGCCGAGCGTGGCTTTTACTGGCGCAACGAGTTGCAAGTGCCGATCGCGCAGACCGGGCACTGCGCGTATGCGGGCATCGATTACGGACGTGCCTACGGCCCCAACACGGCGTTCCTGGCCGGCACGCAACTGGCCGGCGCCGTGATCGGGCTGCGCGGCGGCGTCCGCACGCGTTTCGGCGCCTACTCATATGAGGTCTTTGCCGGCACTCCGATATATAAGCCGGCCAGCTTTGAAACCGCACACGTGACGGTGGGATTCCAATTGATGACGCAGTTTTAG
- a CDS encoding two-partner secretion domain-containing protein encodes MNSGAYRLVFNKLRGMLVAVEETASSVGNAGRGEFAVRVAAGRRVISLFALRHMAFAASLLAGTVPVAHAQIVAAQGSGASVIQTANGLPQVNIAKPSGAGVSVNTYSQFDVQKNGAILNNSATVVATQQAGYINGNPNLQPGLPAKIILNQVNSNSPSQLRGYLEVAGSRAEVVIANSSGLIVDGAGFINTSRAILTTGAPVFGANGALSGFDVRGGSIFVQGAGLNASNVDQVDLIARAVQANAAVYGNTLNVVAGSNHVDHDTLTATPITGDGAAPSLAIDVGQLGGMYANRIFLASNEFGVGVSNRGVIAAQAGDLTLTARGRLQLAGRTNASGNMALAARDEIDNSGSTYALQDVSVTTAAALENAGTLAAQRNTTIDVGSVASTGALGAGVDGDGSIARAGDLTVTAAGAISATGHNVAGGDASFSAASIDLAGGETSSNGNLELSAGAGDLNQAHATTAAGGTLSVSAKGTLTNDNAVLSSSGKQTITAGELSNLSGQILSQSAIELDARGAVNNRQGVIQASGRMKINAASIGNTAGRVTSLNGDGLTVSTTGRLVNASGTAGTGDIGGVIGTNGALRLTSGELSNQGQISAKGNASVQAQSLNNHAGSVIAAGDLNATIAGTLDNRNGLISGAAATVTAASADNRGGKIEGDALALSTTADPVNRGGTVQQYGLADQRISVGGKFDNTGGTVASNASNLSVSAQTLINDSGALDDAGNGVLRLTAAAISNTGGRVVTDGALDISGGALENQGTISAKGDAQLHAQSFDNHSGKLIAAGEIGATIANTLDNRNGLVSAAATHVSAASADNSSGTIEGHLLTVSTAGDLVNREGTLRQYGLANEVISAGGTLDNSGGTIASNASNLALSAQSIANGTSGSIQHAGAGSLTLTASDLLSNAGGQIATNGKLTAHALSLDNTSGSLSAQGAMELDAAAGILNRSGTVYGKDGLTATTQGGLDSTAGSMQTAGDLSLTAGGALTNARGVMSANGLHGTMLIAAANIDNTSGTLTDAGDGAMAITAAAGVTNTGGTMGGNGDVTIAARSFTNTSGAKLVAAGAANLDVTESVNNAGGTIYGGTALNLNQAGAKLTNDGGTLEGGADVSARVSSLSNAGGAIRANRDIAASGAVSGVGEVTSGRNLTLSATGNYTNDAANRLHADGDMSVSATGTLTNAGTLAAAGSLTASGGQVVNAAGARMTSSATTVNASGVLANAGRIEGDAVRTNSAALMNTGTVIGNDVQVNAADIQNSGAAAVIAGAQSVKLYASNSVSNMDGALIYSAGDLEIAQDGTRDSTGMLAHQTGTLENSSADIEADGNLDIAAHTIVNKRTTIVTEPGAPQTATSEWSIWTAGLEIGDDTKHRNSITFPQWRWSGEADPLSGNMAGALRTPVSVTLPKSQVVNVDTGAQTFSLTQPITETRFPDLTACVSNCNTNVDMLHSQVATNPTQWYQNIQDNGDTYTITFWPDWNPNTQIRPDQVRVRTDLGSDSHDYVEKRRVTTITTTTDRLVSASDAAKIRARGEIRINADGGSITNQSSIMAAGGDLVRRATNGSVRDVGIVLQQTVTEQDTSTFYWHQKTGNSEDTKTVIYPVTPVASTTVAALPAIATANQAVQTDAATITVSSVNRVGQTVTGSGVTGGDATGTLLGGVTGQTTEVRATTGVMGQRARVNVADGATGGASRPQTLGSASSGIPNLTLPVNGLFAVQTAPSATYLIATDPRFTSYNNFISSDYMLSALNLNPQTTQKRLGDGFYEEKVIRDQVTQLTGRTFLAGYSDNLAEYTALMNSGVTYAKQFGLTPGVALSDTQMKQLTTDMVWLVSQDVTLPDGTQQSVLVPKLYLAQADTVDLQHSGALVAGKSVSLDATGDVANRGHIVGDVATTVLGNNIVNRGVIGSGGTTTVAAVQDVRNVSGRIGGADTMVRAGRDIVNESETFGVTQTLRDGNLVSTATSQGTLATGTISASRDAALIAGRDVTLAGASIQTGGNAMLAAGRDIDVGTVTLAATQEVHTDDGLSGGHDNLTKNVGSSIVTGGSLTAISGRDTTVTGSTVQAAGDASMIAGNDLTVTAAKDIQTHDERSLGGRLTQHTASSYDETARASDINASGTVLLGAGQAGTAATLLALEGVSAAASPSSGGNMKVLGSSVTTGTTATDGSVNGGAVKLVATGDVTVGAVTETHDSQSWTHDSHSGFLSSSTMTDEKSSHQIVSAGSTVSGDVVAASAGHDLIVAGSTIASTHDLSLSAVHDLNIVTTQDTSQSSHFHEETSSGLGAGGGAGISYGNTDSKDTVHDNAITQNGSIVGSTGGSVTLVAGNNLHVTGSTAIAAQDVLGQAANVTIDSATSTNHHDETHETKTSGFTLGLSGSIGNAIMTAASESRAASNSKDGRASALHSIAAAGAIGNAGAAMALNPGKTPDIGVQLSFGTSESKSTSKEDQTTQTGSAIDAGGTVAFVATGDGTQGSGNVTVAGSDIKATDVLLDAKNQVNIVNTTNTDATRSSNSSSSASVGVSYSFGSGFGISASMSNAHGDANSDAVMQNNSHVSASNSVAVRSGGDTNIVGSDVAGRLVKVDVGGDLNVASVQDTTVSAAHQSSSGGGFSISQYGGASASFSAQRGNAAGNYAAVVEQAGIKAGDGGYAIDVKGNTDLKGAYVASDADASKNSLTTGSLSFSDIENHSHYSANSAGVTVGGAGMGIVPMIPQFANGDENALTKSAVSAGAITLTDAASQKQNLGALDRDTSDLNGTVSKLPDINDMLSQQSDLMNAANAAGAQVAQAIGTYSDYKKARAEDGAKAASLLGEADLAEQYKDEAKPWAEGGADRIGLHILGGAMLGGLGAGGAAGAFGGAAGAGVSAGLAPKLNEMADDFGAPGTLGHALGNGLGNLIAAAAGAAVGGGAGAATASLADLYNRQLHPDERRWAKDNAGRFAQFYKDKTGQDITDDQAQQMLLANGYRLVDAAASKGPGGDATAVAYISQNSNGLFRATTAEYNSPFLHGNKDGSLTPEQRSLPGHEANPQFGMAAGAAVGLFTLGAVAPTAATAWALGATYDYAGDVISHAMGLSNDGPNVGKSLAVGGVTGAAAPFFLPLNTLGNATGGKVAVGVYNALWGGVGAFGATAMTNPGSSADLSAGIGTASSLFGAGVEAKMPGPIGMSINQLLQVLSGPTQAAIEADKQKISGK; translated from the coding sequence ATGAATTCCGGGGCTTATCGGCTTGTATTCAACAAGCTGCGGGGAATGCTTGTCGCCGTCGAGGAAACGGCTTCGTCGGTCGGCAATGCAGGTCGTGGTGAATTCGCGGTACGGGTAGCGGCAGGTCGTCGCGTTATTTCGCTTTTCGCATTACGCCACATGGCTTTCGCGGCGTCGTTGCTCGCGGGCACTGTTCCCGTGGCACATGCGCAAATTGTCGCAGCCCAGGGCTCTGGCGCCAGCGTCATCCAAACAGCGAACGGCTTGCCTCAGGTCAACATCGCCAAGCCGTCGGGCGCAGGGGTGTCGGTCAACACCTACTCGCAGTTCGACGTCCAAAAGAATGGCGCGATCCTGAACAACTCGGCAACGGTCGTTGCTACGCAGCAGGCCGGCTACATCAACGGCAACCCGAATCTTCAGCCCGGCCTGCCGGCGAAGATCATCCTCAACCAAGTCAACAGTAATTCGCCGTCGCAATTGCGCGGCTACCTCGAGGTGGCAGGCAGCCGCGCCGAGGTGGTGATCGCCAATTCGTCGGGTTTGATCGTCGATGGCGCAGGCTTCATCAATACATCGAGGGCTATTCTGACGACCGGGGCACCGGTGTTCGGTGCCAATGGCGCGCTTTCGGGCTTCGATGTCCGAGGCGGCAGCATCTTCGTGCAAGGCGCCGGGCTCAACGCATCGAATGTCGATCAGGTTGATCTCATTGCCCGCGCGGTGCAGGCGAATGCGGCGGTCTACGGCAATACGCTGAACGTTGTCGCTGGCTCGAATCATGTCGACCACGATACGCTTACCGCTACGCCTATTACCGGTGACGGCGCTGCGCCGTCACTCGCGATCGACGTCGGGCAACTCGGTGGCATGTATGCAAACCGGATATTTCTTGCGTCCAACGAATTCGGGGTGGGCGTATCGAATCGCGGCGTCATCGCTGCCCAGGCCGGTGACCTGACGCTCACCGCTCGAGGGCGCCTGCAACTGGCTGGCCGAACGAACGCCAGCGGTAATATGGCCCTCGCGGCACGGGACGAAATTGACAACAGCGGTTCGACCTACGCGCTGCAGGATGTTTCGGTAACAACGGCCGCCGCGCTCGAGAACGCCGGCACGTTGGCCGCGCAGCGAAATACGACGATCGACGTCGGGAGCGTGGCATCGACGGGTGCGCTCGGCGCAGGTGTCGACGGCGACGGTTCCATCGCTCGAGCCGGGGATCTGACGGTCACTGCAGCCGGCGCAATATCGGCCACTGGTCACAACGTGGCAGGCGGCGATGCATCGTTTTCGGCGGCGTCTATCGACCTTGCGGGCGGTGAAACGTCATCCAACGGCAACCTTGAACTGAGTGCGGGCGCTGGTGATCTGAACCAGGCACATGCGACGACGGCAGCAGGCGGCACGCTTTCCGTTAGCGCGAAAGGAACGCTGACCAACGACAACGCGGTTCTTTCCTCGTCGGGCAAGCAGACGATTACAGCAGGGGAGTTGTCGAACCTGTCCGGCCAGATCCTTTCGCAATCGGCCATCGAGTTGGACGCGCGCGGGGCGGTGAATAATCGTCAAGGCGTCATTCAGGCGTCCGGGCGCATGAAGATAAACGCGGCGTCTATCGGCAACACGGCTGGACGTGTGACCTCGCTGAACGGTGACGGGTTGACGGTCTCCACAACCGGTAGACTCGTCAATGCGTCGGGAACGGCGGGCACGGGCGATATCGGCGGGGTGATCGGCACCAACGGTGCGCTGAGACTGACGAGCGGCGAGCTTTCCAATCAAGGGCAAATCAGCGCAAAGGGCAATGCATCGGTGCAAGCCCAATCGCTTAACAACCACGCGGGTAGCGTTATTGCCGCAGGCGATCTCAATGCCACTATCGCCGGCACACTCGATAATCGAAACGGCCTGATCTCCGGAGCGGCTGCCACAGTAACGGCAGCGTCGGCGGATAACAGAGGTGGCAAGATCGAGGGCGATGCGCTTGCCCTCTCGACTACCGCCGACCCCGTCAATCGCGGCGGAACGGTTCAACAGTATGGACTAGCCGATCAGCGCATATCGGTGGGAGGCAAGTTCGACAACACCGGTGGCACCGTTGCTTCGAATGCGTCGAATCTATCGGTGTCCGCGCAGACGCTCATCAACGATAGCGGCGCGCTCGACGATGCCGGTAATGGCGTGCTTCGCCTCACTGCGGCAGCAATTTCGAACACGGGCGGCAGAGTCGTTACCGATGGTGCGCTTGACATCTCGGGTGGGGCACTCGAGAACCAGGGGACGATCAGCGCGAAAGGCGATGCGCAATTGCACGCGCAGTCGTTCGACAATCATTCGGGCAAGCTGATCGCTGCAGGCGAAATCGGCGCGACGATTGCGAACACACTCGATAATCGAAATGGGCTCGTCTCAGCGGCGGCAACTCACGTGAGCGCAGCGTCTGCGGACAACAGCAGTGGAACTATCGAGGGCCACTTGCTTACCGTCTCCACGGCTGGCGATCTCGTCAATCGTGAGGGCACGCTGCGCCAGTATGGACTGGCGAACGAAGTCATATCGGCCGGCGGCACGCTCGACAACAGCGGCGGGACGATCGCGAGCAACGCGTCGAACCTTGCGCTATCGGCGCAGTCGATAGCGAATGGGACCAGCGGATCGATTCAGCATGCGGGGGCGGGTTCGCTCACGCTGACCGCATCGGATTTGCTGTCCAACGCGGGCGGACAGATTGCGACCAACGGCAAATTGACGGCGCATGCGCTGAGCCTCGACAACACGTCCGGTTCGCTTTCTGCTCAGGGCGCGATGGAACTCGACGCCGCGGCAGGCATTCTGAACCGTAGCGGTACCGTCTACGGCAAGGACGGCCTGACGGCGACGACCCAGGGCGGACTGGATAGCACTGCCGGATCGATGCAGACCGCCGGCGATCTCTCTCTCACGGCGGGTGGCGCGCTCACGAACGCTCGAGGGGTAATGTCCGCGAACGGGCTGCATGGGACGATGCTCATCGCGGCTGCAAACATCGACAACACGTCCGGCACGCTCACCGATGCGGGCGACGGCGCAATGGCGATCACGGCGGCAGCCGGTGTCACGAACACCGGAGGCACGATGGGCGGCAACGGTGACGTGACCATTGCCGCGCGGAGCTTCACCAATACGTCGGGTGCGAAACTCGTGGCGGCAGGCGCAGCGAATCTCGATGTCACGGAGAGCGTCAACAATGCGGGCGGCACGATATACGGCGGCACCGCGCTGAACCTGAATCAGGCCGGTGCGAAGCTCACGAACGACGGCGGTACGTTGGAGGGCGGGGCCGACGTGTCGGCGCGGGTTTCGTCGCTCTCGAACGCAGGCGGCGCTATCCGAGCAAACCGCGACATCGCCGCCAGCGGCGCGGTGAGCGGCGTCGGGGAGGTGACGTCGGGACGCAATCTGACTTTGAGCGCCACCGGCAATTACACGAACGACGCGGCGAATCGGCTGCATGCGGACGGAGATATGTCGGTGTCCGCGACCGGGACGTTGACGAATGCAGGCACGCTAGCCGCCGCGGGCTCGTTGACGGCGTCGGGCGGCCAGGTCGTCAATGCAGCGGGGGCGCGCATGACATCCTCGGCGACGACGGTGAACGCATCGGGCGTTCTGGCCAACGCCGGCCGCATCGAAGGCGACGCCGTGAGGACGAACAGCGCCGCGCTGATGAACACGGGCACTGTCATCGGCAACGACGTGCAGGTGAATGCGGCCGATATCCAGAACAGCGGTGCGGCAGCGGTTATCGCTGGCGCACAGAGCGTAAAGCTGTATGCGTCGAACTCCGTTTCGAACATGGACGGGGCGCTGATCTATAGCGCTGGCGACCTTGAGATAGCGCAAGACGGCACGCGCGATAGCACCGGAATGCTTGCGCATCAGACGGGCACCCTCGAGAACAGCTCGGCGGACATTGAGGCGGACGGCAACCTCGATATCGCGGCACACACAATCGTCAACAAGCGAACGACGATCGTGACGGAACCGGGCGCGCCGCAAACAGCAACGTCTGAGTGGTCGATTTGGACCGCAGGTCTGGAAATCGGCGACGATACGAAACACCGTAATAGCATCACCTTTCCCCAATGGAGATGGAGCGGCGAGGCAGATCCCCTTTCGGGGAATATGGCGGGCGCACTACGCACGCCGGTGTCCGTGACTCTACCCAAATCGCAAGTGGTGAATGTCGACACTGGCGCGCAGACATTCTCCCTGACGCAGCCGATTACGGAGACGCGTTTTCCCGACCTCACCGCCTGCGTGTCCAACTGCAATACGAACGTAGACATGCTTCATAGTCAAGTCGCTACGAATCCTACGCAGTGGTACCAAAACATCCAGGATAACGGCGATACCTACACCATCACCTTTTGGCCGGATTGGAACCCAAATACGCAGATTCGTCCCGACCAAGTTCGCGTTCGGACCGATCTGGGCTCTGACTCGCATGACTACGTCGAAAAGCGGCGCGTAACGACGATCACGACGACGACTGATCGACTAGTGAGTGCATCCGATGCGGCGAAGATTCGCGCTCGGGGCGAGATTCGCATCAACGCCGACGGTGGCTCGATCACCAATCAATCCTCTATCATGGCTGCCGGTGGCGATCTTGTTCGGCGCGCGACGAACGGCAGTGTTCGCGATGTCGGCATAGTATTGCAGCAGACTGTGACCGAGCAGGACACGTCGACGTTCTACTGGCATCAGAAGACCGGTAATAGCGAGGACACGAAAACAGTCATCTATCCGGTGACACCGGTGGCCTCCACAACCGTTGCCGCACTACCGGCTATCGCGACCGCGAACCAAGCCGTGCAGACGGATGCGGCCACCATCACGGTATCGAGCGTCAATCGAGTCGGCCAAACGGTGACCGGCTCGGGCGTGACCGGCGGCGACGCGACAGGAACCTTGTTGGGCGGCGTGACCGGCCAGACGACCGAAGTTCGCGCGACTACGGGCGTCATGGGACAAAGAGCGCGAGTGAACGTGGCCGATGGCGCCACTGGCGGAGCGAGCCGACCGCAGACGCTCGGAAGTGCATCGAGCGGAATTCCGAATCTGACATTGCCGGTCAACGGCCTATTCGCGGTGCAAACGGCCCCGAGCGCGACCTACCTGATCGCAACCGATCCTCGTTTCACGAGCTATAACAACTTCATATCGAGCGACTACATGCTGAGTGCGCTCAACCTGAATCCGCAGACTACACAGAAGCGGCTTGGCGATGGCTTCTACGAAGAGAAAGTGATTCGCGATCAAGTCACGCAACTCACGGGGCGTACGTTCCTCGCCGGCTACTCGGACAATCTTGCCGAATACACCGCGCTGATGAACAGCGGCGTTACCTACGCCAAACAATTTGGCCTCACGCCCGGCGTAGCGCTCTCGGATACGCAGATGAAGCAGCTCACGACCGATATGGTCTGGCTGGTCTCGCAGGACGTGACGCTGCCTGATGGCACGCAGCAATCTGTGCTCGTGCCGAAGCTTTATCTCGCGCAGGCCGACACCGTCGATCTGCAGCATAGTGGCGCGTTGGTGGCGGGCAAGTCCGTCAGCCTTGACGCCACCGGCGACGTTGCCAACCGCGGCCATATCGTTGGCGATGTTGCGACGACGGTGCTCGGCAACAATATCGTCAATCGTGGCGTGATTGGGAGCGGCGGGACGACGACCGTCGCGGCGGTACAGGATGTCCGAAACGTAAGTGGCCGGATAGGTGGCGCCGATACGATGGTGCGGGCCGGGCGCGACATCGTCAACGAGAGCGAAACATTCGGTGTCACGCAGACCTTGCGCGACGGGAACCTGGTTTCCACGGCAACGTCGCAAGGTACGCTGGCTACCGGCACGATTTCCGCGTCGCGCGACGCCGCACTGATCGCCGGGCGCGACGTGACTCTCGCAGGCGCATCGATCCAGACGGGCGGCAATGCAATGCTCGCGGCAGGGCGCGATATCGACGTGGGCACCGTCACGCTCGCGGCCACGCAGGAGGTGCACACGGATGACGGGCTGAGCGGCGGCCATGACAATCTGACGAAAAACGTCGGGAGTTCGATTGTGACGGGCGGTAGTCTGACGGCGATTTCGGGCCGCGACACGACCGTTACCGGCTCGACGGTGCAAGCGGCCGGCGATGCGTCGATGATCGCGGGCAACGACCTGACGGTGACGGCCGCGAAGGACATCCAGACGCATGACGAGCGATCGCTGGGTGGCCGCCTGACCCAGCATACGGCGTCGTCATATGACGAAACGGCACGCGCAAGCGATATCAATGCGTCGGGCACCGTACTGCTCGGCGCGGGGCAGGCAGGGACCGCTGCAACGTTGCTTGCGCTGGAGGGGGTGAGTGCGGCAGCTTCGCCCAGTAGTGGCGGGAACATGAAGGTATTGGGCTCGAGTGTGACCACCGGCACGACGGCTACGGATGGCAGCGTCAACGGGGGCGCCGTCAAGCTGGTCGCGACTGGCGACGTCACGGTGGGCGCGGTTACCGAGACGCATGACTCGCAGAGCTGGACGCACGATAGCCACTCCGGCTTCCTGTCGAGCAGCACGATGACGGACGAGAAGAGTTCGCATCAGATCGTGTCGGCGGGCTCGACCGTCTCGGGCGATGTCGTTGCTGCCAGTGCGGGGCATGATTTGATCGTTGCGGGGTCGACCATTGCGTCGACGCACGACTTGTCGCTTTCGGCGGTGCATGACCTCAACATCGTGACGACGCAGGATACGAGCCAAAGCAGCCACTTCCACGAGGAGACGAGCTCGGGTCTCGGAGCAGGCGGAGGAGCAGGGATTTCGTACGGCAACACGGATAGCAAAGACACGGTACATGACAATGCCATTACGCAGAATGGCAGCATTGTCGGCAGCACGGGTGGGAGCGTAACGCTCGTCGCGGGCAATAACCTGCATGTCACTGGCAGCACCGCGATCGCGGCGCAGGATGTGCTCGGTCAGGCTGCCAACGTAACCATCGACTCGGCGACGAGCACCAACCACCACGACGAAACGCACGAGACGAAGACGAGCGGCTTTACGCTCGGGCTATCGGGCAGCATCGGCAACGCCATCATGACGGCGGCGTCCGAGTCTCGTGCAGCTTCCAATAGTAAAGACGGGCGGGCGTCGGCACTGCATTCGATTGCGGCGGCGGGGGCCATCGGAAATGCCGGCGCAGCAATGGCTTTGAATCCAGGGAAGACGCCCGACATCGGTGTGCAGTTGAGTTTCGGCACGAGCGAATCGAAAAGCACGTCGAAGGAAGATCAGACGACGCAGACCGGTAGCGCGATCGACGCAGGCGGGACCGTGGCTTTCGTTGCGACCGGAGACGGTACGCAAGGAAGTGGCAACGTGACGGTGGCCGGTTCGGACATCAAAGCGACCGACGTGCTGCTGGATGCGAAGAACCAGGTCAATATCGTCAATACGACGAACACGGACGCTACTCGCAGTTCCAACAGTTCGAGCAGTGCGAGTGTGGGCGTGTCCTATTCGTTCGGGAGCGGATTCGGCATCTCGGCATCGATGTCGAATGCGCATGGCGATGCAAACTCCGATGCCGTGATGCAGAACAACTCGCACGTGTCCGCTTCTAATAGCGTCGCTGTTCGGTCTGGCGGCGATACGAACATCGTCGGTTCGGACGTTGCTGGGCGACTGGTAAAGGTTGACGTTGGTGGAGATCTGAACGTTGCCAGCGTTCAGGACACGACCGTGAGCGCGGCGCATCAATCGAGCTCGGGCGGGGGCTTCTCGATCAGCCAGTATGGCGGCGCCAGCGCGAGCTTCAGCGCACAGCGCGGCAACGCGGCTGGCAATTATGCAGCGGTGGTCGAACAGGCCGGGATCAAGGCTGGCGACGGCGGGTACGCTATCGACGTAAAGGGCAATACCGATCTCAAGGGGGCCTACGTCGCGAGCGATGCCGATGCGTCCAAGAATTCGCTGACGACGGGCTCGCTCAGTTTCTCGGATATCGAAAATCACTCGCACTACAGTGCCAATAGTGCAGGTGTGACTGTCGGCGGTGCTGGCATGGGTATCGTGCCGATGATTCCCCAGTTCGCGAATGGGGACGAAAATGCACTGACGAAGAGTGCCGTGAGTGCCGGCGCGATTACGCTTACGGACGCGGCGAGTCAGAAGCAGAATCTGGGCGCGCTCGATCGCGATACGTCCGATCTCAACGGCACGGTATCGAAGTTGCCCGATATCAACGATATGCTTTCGCAGCAGTCGGACCTGATGAATGCCGCAAATGCGGCGGGTGCGCAGGTGGCGCAGGCGATCGGCACGTATAGCGACTACAAGAAGGCTCGGGCGGAGGACGGCGCGAAGGCAGCTTCATTGCTTGGAGAGGCTGACCTTGCGGAGCAGTATAAGGACGAAGCCAAACCATGGGCAGAAGGCGGGGCTGACCGCATCGGGCTACATATCCTGGGCGGAGCGATGTTGGGGGGACTTGGGGCGGGTGGCGCCGCGGGTGCGTTTGGTGGGGCTGCAGGAGCTGGCGTGTCGGCAGGGTTGGCACCTAAGCTGAACGAGATGGCCGATGACTTCGGTGCGCCGGGGACGTTGGGGCACGCGCTCGGCAATGGGCTTGGGAATTTGATCGCAGCGGCCGCGGGGGCAGCGGTTGGTGGAGGTGCGGGCGCGGCTACTGCGTCGTTGGCTGATCTTTACAATCGGCAGTTGCATCCTGACGAACGGCGGTGGGCCAAAGACAACGCCGGCAGGTTTGCGCAGTTCTACAAGGACAAGACAGGCCAAGACATCACCGACGACCAAGCCCAGCAGATGCTGCTGGCGAACGGCTATCGGCTTGTTGACGCGGCGGCCAGCAAGGGGCCGGGCGGTGATGCGACCGCCGTTGCTTATATCAGTCAAAACAGCAACGGCTTGTTCCGGGCCACGACGGCCGAATACAACAGCCCGTTCCTCCATGGCAACAAGGACGGCTCGTTGACACCCGAGCAGCGGTCGTTGCCGGGGCACGAGGCGAATCCCCAATTTGGCATGGCAGCGGGCGCAGCGGTTGGATTGTTCACGCTCGGGGCGGTGGCGCCAACTGCGGCGACGGCCTGGGCGCTGGGTGCGACGTATGATTATGCAGGCGACGTGATCAGCCACGCGATGGGGCTCTCGAACGACGGGCCGAATGTTGGGAAGTCGCTGGCGGTCGGCGGTGTGACCGGAGCAGCGGCACCTTTCTTTCTGCCATTAAACACGCTGGGTAACGCAACAGGCGGAAAAGTGGCGGTTGGCGTCTATAACGCATTGTGGGGCGGCGTCGGCGCATTTGGAGCGACGGCAATGACGAATCCGGGTAGTAGCGCGGATCTGTCGGCGGGGATTGGCACAGCAAGCAGTTTGTTTGGCGCGGGCGTAGAGGCAAAAATGCCAGGACCAATTGGAATGAGCATCAATCAACTTCTGCAAGTGCTATCTGGGCCAACTCAAGCCGCAATCGAAGCCGACAAGCAGAAGATCTCTGGAAAGTAA